The following proteins are co-located in the Bombus pascuorum chromosome 3, iyBomPasc1.1, whole genome shotgun sequence genome:
- the LOC132905296 gene encoding protein mini spindles isoform X1: MEQDTEYIKLPLEERCVHKLWRARLHGYKECVNTFQCIDDEKSPEWNKFLGFIKKFVVDSNAVAQEKGLEAALAFIENAAVAGKTVGEVMNGIVTKCIAAPKAKTKELAVQITLMYIEIEKHEAVQEELLKGTEAKNPKIVAACISTLTLALRQFGPKVINIKPLMKKIPGFLEDRDKTVRDEGKFMVIEIYRWIGAPLKQQLNTLKPVQITELEAEFNNLKEEKVVPTRFLKSQKPKAICITDSTSDIGEEGKDDGDSVSAPDIDPYELLEPVDILSKLPKDFYEKLEAKKWQERKEALEALDALVKNPKLENGDYGDVVRALKKIISKDTNVLVVALAGKCLAGLAGGLKKRFQPYATACLSSILEKFREKKQNVVQALREAADAIFLSVSIDLILEDTLAALENKNPAVKAETAAYLARCFSHTPPPTLNKKLLKAYTGVLLKTLNEPDPTVRDSSAEALGTAMKLIGEKSMMPFLTDIDNLKMTKIKECADKAVIHVKVPSAPKVVERPNTAPSKIESTAKAKELESKTTKRPNTSTTKKLPSKKPSASLTNLAVSKKSSGTKLQIEKNYSVEEIEEMAIQMLPADILSGLVDSNWKTRLAAVEQLLEFVKQIDPMEISIQVIVRTLAKKPGFKDTNFQVLKLRLEIVKFLAENFPFSTTVCEYCVMDIAEKLGDAKNSAVAGETLLVIAEATSLEYVAQEIVAFAFNQKNPKVQQETLALLCRGLIEFGCVINVKSLMENIKKAVAATNPGVRTSAITLLGTLYLFMGKPLLMFFENEKPALRQQIEQECEKHNGDSPPVPIRGIKSKKDKTSDDDEDVEIDKKSSSNSETDINNLIPRVDISNQITEGLLNELSDKNWKVRNEGLQKINAIISEAKFIKGSIGDLPQGLALRLVDSNSKIAQSTLGICQALAVAMGPPAKQHIRVLFPGFIQCLGDNKNWIRTAAISCINTWGDQCGYKEFFDGEMIGDALKSGSPLLRAEVWGWLAQKLSLIPIKQIPKEELLVCLPYLYNNLEDRNSDVRKNAQEAVLGFMIHLSYEVMARNTEKLKPGSRTVVLTALDKSRPNLPIKPLPKKQAPKENQKTVKSAGALKAAKAVVKPNQKQPTSKPGSARKKDDDVDTSPLLATNNLKHQRVIDEQKLKVLKWNFTTPREEFVELLKELMTAANVNKTLLANMFHSDFRYHLKAIEALTEDLPDNSKALVSNLDLILKWLTLRFFDTNPSVLLKGLEYLRMVFDLLIENQYHMLENEAASFIPYLIIKIGDPKDAVRNGVRALFKQIALVYPVSKLFSYVMEGLKSKNARQRTECLDQLGSLIENYGLSVCQPSTSVALKEIAKQIADRDNSVRNAALNCIVQAYFLQGERIYKLIGQISEKDQSLLDERIKRAAKNYPVKLASANRLSTPSNATPIPSNEDVKSSNEEYEEENDEIPESPQPPVPPQSNELPHVTETTNVPTDSYETNEPLSNISSPNHDEDDIKTNSPTSAQPKVSGPFGLDMDFLQRIELNAPVKYSNPVLVEIDLTDLNENPSTNTMNIHKVPVIPMSPPKLLVSKSASMTQQQLGTGNTSKEESLERKILAMASLDLAVAIQSMNSIDNLIKSHQILSLQSKEDKFIGSINMQLKLLQTYPLQQGGADISKGFRNTFMVLLAFYDTGILGKNVPLIHLKELVDQMISLLAENKLNHLHQAEAYYRVINNIVCKIIDNSNHTTIICVLIKLLHGCAESTAPSKYEELVMKCLWKIVKTIPNWAADLDYDTILLEVHRFLKDYPSVWWKKRKSDTPLRTIKTILHSMTRVKGSTILSHLTRINNTNESELQNYLIRLIATFKPDEINSNPKSALKSSGAGKTQEHLSKFTHQQLSEIFKKIGSKEHTKEGLMQLYDFKLQYPEADVQPFLVKSHQFFQDFIEQGLRDIDQARKNQNLITQTNNQYSTEIAESASSEEKSLMDPLHRLEKLRASEAQCRTTNQPSPT, encoded by the exons ATGGAACAAGACACAGAATATATCAAATTACCACTAGAAGAAAGATGTGTgcataag ttaTGGAGAGCTCGTTTGCATGGATATAAAGAATGTGTAAATACATTCCAATGTATCGATGATGAAAAATCTCCAGAGTGGAACAAGTTTTTaggatttattaaaaagtttgtGGTAGACAGTAATGCAGTTGCGCAAGAAAAAGGATTGGAAGCAGCATTAGCTTTCATAGAAAATGCTGCGGTAGCAGGGAA aacTGTTGGTGAAGTTATGAATGGAATAGTTACTAAATGTATTGCTGCACCTAAAGCTAAAACAAAAGAGTTAGCAGTACAAATAACACTGATGTATATAGAAATCGAAAAACATGAAGCTGTTCAGGAAGAGTTATTAAAAGGGACAGAAGCAAAAAATCCAAAAATTGTTGCTGCATGTATTTCTACTTTAACATTGGCTTTAAg ACAATTTGGAccaaaagtaattaatataaagcCTTTAATGAAGAAAATTCCTGGTTTTCTTGAAGATAGGGACAAAACTGTCAGAGATGAAGGAAAATTCATggttattgaaatttacag ATGGATAGGAGCTCCTTTAAAACAACAGTTGAATACATTAAAACCAGTACAAATTACGGAATTGGAGGCagagtttaataatttaaaagaagaaaaagttgtTCCTACTCGATTTTTGAAATCGCAAAAGCCTAAGGCGATATGTATTACAGATTCTACAAGTGATATCGGTGAAG agGGCAAAGATGATGGTGATAGCGTTTCTGCTCCTGACATTGATCCTTATGAATTGTTGGAACCTGTTGATATACTTTCTAAACTTCCaaaagatttttatgaaaagcTTGAAGCTAAAAAATGGCAAGAACGGAAAGAAGCCTTAGAAGCATTAGATGCTCTCGTAAAAAATCCTAAATTGGAAAATGGTGATTATGGAGATGTTGTAAGAGCTTTGAAAAAG aTCATATCCAAAGATACTAATGTATTAGTGGTTGCATTGGCTGGAAAATGTTTGGCAGGATTAGCAGGTGGTCTAAAAAAACGATTTCAACCTTATGCAACTGCGTGTTTGTCATCAATTTTGGAAAAGTTTCGTGAAAAGAAGCAAAACGTTGTGCAAGCACTTAGAGAAGCTGCAGATGCTATTTTTCTTAGT GTTTCTATTGATCTTATACTAGAAGATACACTTGCTGCATTAGAGAACAAAAATCCTGCAGTAAAAGCAGAAACGGCTGCTTATTTAGCAAGATGTTTTTCACATACTCCACCACcaactttaaataaaaagctaTTAAAGGCTTATACTGGTGTACTTTTGAAAACCTTAAATGAACCAG ATCCAACTGTTCGAGATAGTTCTGCAGAAGCTCTTGGCACAGCTATGAAATTAATTGGTGAAAAATCTATGATGCCATTTCTTACGGATAtagataatttgaaaatgacTAAG ATAAAAGAATGCGCAGACAAAGCTGTAATTCATGTTAAAGTTCCTAGTGCACCAAAAGTAGTAGAAAGACCAAATACTGCTCCAAGTAAAATTGAATCAACAGCAAAAGCTAAAGAGCTAGAGTCGAAAACCACAAAAAGACCTAATACTAGTACAACTAAAAAGCTTCCTTCTAAGAAACCATCTGCTTCTTTAACTAATTTAG ctgttTCTAAAAAGTCATCTGGTACAAAActtcaaatagaaaaaaattatagtgTTGAAGAGATAGAAGAAATGGCTATTCAAATGTTACCAGCTGATATCCTTAGTGGTCTTGTTGACAGCAATTGGAAGACTCGGTTAGCTGCAGTTGAACAACTTTTGGAG TTTGTAAAGCAAATAGATCCAATGGAAATATCTATACAAGTGATTGTACGAACCTTAGCAAAGAAACCAGGTTTCAAAGATACAAATTTCCAAGTTTTAAAATTGCGATTAGAGATAGTAAAGTTTTTGGCAGAAAATTTTCCGTTTTCAAC TACTGTTTGTGAATATTGTGTCATGGACATAGCTGAAAAATTAGGTGACGCGAAAAATAGCGCAGTTGCCGGCGAAACTCTTTTAGTAATAGCAGAAGCAACAAGCTTGGAATATGTAGCACAAGAAATAGTAGCATTTGCTTTTAATCAAAAAAATCCTAAAGTTCAGCAAGAAACATTAGCACTATTATGTAGGGGTCTTATAGAATTTGGATGTGt tATCAATGTTAAATCcttaatggaaaatataaaaaaggcaGTTGCCGCCACAAATCCTGGTGTTCGTACTTCAGCTATTACATTATTaggtacattatatttatttatgggTAAACCACTACTTATGTTTTTTGAGAATGAGAAGCCAGCTTTACGTCAACAAATTGAACAAGAATGTGAAAAG caCAATGGTGATTCACCACCTGTCCCAATTCGCGGGATAAAGAGCAAAAAGGATAAAACAAGCGATGATGATGAAGATGTAGAAATAGACAAAAAATCTAGTAGTAATAGTGAAACTGATATTAATAATCTTATTCCACGTGTTGATATTAGTAATCAAATTACAGAAGGTCTTCTTAATGAACTATCTGATAAAAATTGGAAG gTACGAAATGAAggtttacaaaaaataaatgccATTATATCTGAggcaaaatttataaaaggtTCTATTGGTGATTTACCACAAGGTTTGGCACTACGATTAGTTGATAGCAATAGTAAAATAGCTCAATCAACTTTAGGGATATGTCAAGCTTTAGCTGTTGCAATGGGTCCTCCAGCAAAACAACATATTCGAGTCCTTTTCCCTGGCTTTATACAATGTTTAggtgataataaaaattggattAGAACTGCAGCTATTTCTTGCATAAATACATGGGGAGATCAATGTGgttataaagaattttttgatGGTGAAATGATTGGAGATGCTTTGAAATCTGGGTCACCACTACTTAGAGCTGAGGTTTGGGGTTGGTTAGCACAAAAATTATCATTGATTCCTATAAAACAAATACCAAAAGAAGAACTTCTTGTATGTCTTCCgtatttgtacaataatttagAGGATCGTAATTCCGATGTGCGGAAAAATGCTCAAGAAGCAGTTTTAGGATTTATGATTCATCTTTCTTATGAAGTAATGGCtagaaatacagaaaaattgaAACCTGGATCACGAACAGTAGTACTTACTGCATTAGATAAATCTCGACCGAATTTGCCTATAAAACCTCTACCGAAAAAACAAGCACCAAAGGAAAATCAGAAAACTGTTAAAAGTGCTGGAGCTTTGAAAGCTGCAAAAGCAGTAGTAAAACCTAATCAAAAACAGCCAACATCAAAACCTGGTAGTGCTCGTAAAAAAGATGATGATGTGGATACAAGTCCTTTATTGGCTACTAATAATTTGAAACATCAAAGAGTGATCGACGAACAAAagttaaaagttttaaaatggaattttacgACACCAAGAGAAGAATTCGTTGAACTTTTAAAAGAACTTATGACCGCTGCAAACGTAAATAAAACTCTATTAGCCAATATGTTTCATTCTGATTTTCGATATCATCTTAAAGCAATTGAGGCATTAACCGAG gaTTTGCCTGATAATAGTAAAGCATTGGTATCGAATTTAGACCTTATTCTCAAGTGGTTGACGCTACGATTTTTTGACACTAATCCTTCAGTACTATTAAAAGGTTTAGAATATTTGAGAATGGTATTTGATTTACTAATAGAAAACCAGTATCATATGTTGGAAAATGAGGCCGCATCGTTTATTCCATATCTCATTATCAAA ATTGGCGATCCAAAAGATGCAGTGCGTAATGGAGTTCGtgcattatttaaacaaatagcATTGGTGTATCCAGTgagcaaattattttcttatgtaATGGAAGgcttaaaatctaaaaatgcTCGGCAGAGAACag AATGCTTAGATCAACTTGGTTCtcttattgaaaattatggaTTGTCAGTTTGCCAACCATCTACATCTGTGGCACTAAAAGAAATTGCTAAACAAATAGCAGATCGCGATAACTCTGTTCGAAATGCTGCTTTAAATTGCATTGTTCAAGCATATTTTCTTCAAGGGGAACGAATATACAAACTTATTGGTCAG aTATCTGAAAAAGATCAATCATTATTGGATGAGCGTATCAAAAGAGCCGCTAAAAATTACCCAGTAAAATTAGCTTCTGCCAATAGACTTTCAACACCTTCAAATGCAACACCTATTCCTTCTAATGAAGATGTTAAAAGTTCTAATGAAGAatatgaagaagaaaatgatgaaataCCTGAATCACCACAGCCACCTGTACCACCTCAATCTAATGAACT gCCACATGTAACAGAGACTACAAATGTACCAACAGACTCTTATGAAACTAATGAACCTCTTTCAAACATTTCATCTCCAAATCATGATGAAGATGATATTAAAAC aaattctccaacttCGGCACAACCAAAAGTTTCAGGTCCATTTGGACTTGATATGGACTTTTTACaaagaattgaattaaatGCACCTGTAAAGTATAGTAATCCTGTTCTGGTAGAAATTGATTTAAcagatttaaatgaaaatccCTCAACAAACACAATGAATATACATAAAGTACC AGTTATTCCTATGTCCCCTCCAAAATTATTAGTATCAAAATCTGCATCAATGACGCAGCAGCAGCTGGGAACTGGTAATACTAGCAAAGAGGAAAGTCTTGAACGTAAAATTCTTGCAATGGCTAGTTTAGATTTGGCTGTTGCAATACAATCAATGAACAGCATCGATAAT cTGATAAAATCTCATCAAATTTTGAGTTTACAATCTAAGGAAGATAAATTTATTGGTTCGATAAATATGCAATTAAAACTTTTGCAAACTTATCCTTTACAACAAGGAGGTGCAGATATATCTAAAGGTTTTAGAAATACATTTATGGTTTTATTAGCG TTTTACGATACTGGGATTCTTGGAAAGAACGTTCCGTTAATACATCTGAAAGAACTTGTAGATCAAATGATCAGCTTATTAGCAGAGAACAAACTAAATCATTTACACCAAGCAGAAGCATATTATCGCGTTATTaacaatattgtttgtaaaataatagacAACTCAAATCATACTACtatcatatg tgttctaataaaattacttcATGGATGTGCTGAATCTACTGCTCCATCCAAATATGAGGAACTAGTAATGAAGTGTTTATGGAAAATAGTGAAAACAATCCCTAATTGGGCTGCAGATTTAGATTATGACACTATTCTTTTAGAAGTACATCGGTTCCTTAAG gATTATCCAAGTGTATGgtggaaaaaacgaaaatcTGATACTCCATTACGTACAATTAAAACAATTCTTCATAGCATGACACGTGTAAAAGGCAGTACCATACTCAGTCACTTAACACGAATAAACAATACAAATGAATCAGAATTACAGAATTATCTTATTAGGCTAATCGCG aCATTTAAGCCAGATGAAATTAATAGCAACCCCAAAAGTGCTCTAAAATCCAGCGGTGCGGGAAAAACTCAAGAACATTTGTCGAAATTTACGCATCAACAATTGtccgaaatatttaaaaagattggATCTAAAGAACATACAAAAGAA GGTTTAATGCAGCTTTACGATTTTAAACTTCAATACCCTGAAGCGGATGTACAACCTTTCTTGGTAAAATCTCATCAATTCTTTCAAGACTTTATAGAACAAGGATTAAGAGATATTGATCAAGCACGAAAAAATCAAAATCTTATAACACAAACTAATAACCAATACTCAACAG AAATAGCCGAATCCGCTAGTTCGGAAGAAAAAAGCCTAATGGATCCATTGCATAGGCTCGAAAAACTTCGAGCATCTGAAGCACAATGTAGAACTACTAACCAGCCAAGTCCAACATGA